One Pseudomonas sp. HOU2 genomic window carries:
- a CDS encoding YhdP family protein, producing the protein MERLTRILAALTRWGLGLCALVLVLMALYVSLGRELTPLVAEYRTDIEDKATAALGMPLQIGELEGNWSGFAPILLAHDVMVGEGANALRLDRVRVVPDLWASLLAREVRIAHLELNGLKISVKEAQDGTWALEGLPVQNDQPLDPQQLFNRSQMVQQLSVLDSQVTVQPLDQAPMTFTYVGLNLKTGSSRQRLDARLTLPDGQPVVMSLRTRIRPSRLPDSSVEGYVSLPQSDWSKWLPERLTQQWNFSEIKAGGELWVSWNDGALQSAAIRLNAPQVTGAYAERKPIKISNLALNGYYQRDDEGAIVTLDSLAMNFGETRWESRVQLKQTVATDKADELWHLQADRLDLTPITPLLNALGPLPESVATVVDHLKVTGGLRNVLLDFRPNATDGSKFGFAANLDNVGFDAYHGAPAARNVSGSLSGNLDGGELRLDSKDFVLHLDPIFAKPWQYIQANARLTWKLDKEGFTLIAPYLKVLGEEGKIAGDFLIRLHFDHSQEDYMDLRVGLVDGDGRYTAKYLPEVLSPALDEWLRTAILKGAVDQGFFQYQGSLSKNAKDVDRSISLFFKVHDAELAFQPGWPHVSKVSGDVFIEDSGVRIVADKGQLLDTQVSDVFVNIPHVPAGQPTHLLLDGGFAGGLGDALKILQTAPIGTGETFAGWEGEGDLQGKVKLDIPLEKGDQPKILVDFKTANARLKLAEPKLELSQLKGDFRFDSAKGLSGQNIAARAFDKPVTAQIFADGSPNKLKTRVAASGQVEVKKLTDWLGVTQPLPVSGTLPYQLQVNLDGTDSQLTVSSSMKGVAVDLPAPFGMSAEQGRDTVFRMTLQGAERRYWVNYDQLASFTFAAPPSNIADGRGELFLGTGDAVLPEAKGLRIRGVLSELDVAPWQDLVSKYAGNDPGGSAKQLLNSADFKVGKLTAFGTTLDQAAVQVNRKPWAWNLALDSQQAKGSASLPDAKGAPIAVNLQYVRLPAPDPTVQADENSPDPLVSVDPTKIPALDITINQLFLGQDLVGGWSLKVRPTAKGIALNNLDMGLKGILLQGNGGWEGAPGSTNSWFKGRISGKNLADVLKGWGFAPSVTSEEFHMDVDGRWPGSPAWLATKRFSGTLDASLNKGQFVEVEGGAQALRVFGLLNFNSIGRRLRLDFSDLFGKGLSYDRVKGLLVANNGVYVTREPIRLTGPSSNLELDGTLDLVGDQVDAKLLVTLPVTNNLPIAALIVGAPAVGGALFLIDKLIGDRVARFASVKYTVKGPWKEPKITFDKPF; encoded by the coding sequence ATGGAGCGTCTGACACGCATTCTGGCCGCACTGACCCGCTGGGGGCTGGGCCTGTGCGCGTTGGTTCTGGTGTTGATGGCGTTGTACGTCAGCCTCGGTCGGGAACTGACGCCGCTGGTGGCGGAATACCGCACCGATATCGAAGACAAGGCCACCGCTGCGCTCGGCATGCCGTTGCAGATCGGCGAACTGGAAGGCAACTGGAGCGGTTTCGCGCCGATTCTGCTGGCCCATGATGTGATGGTCGGTGAGGGCGCGAATGCCTTGCGTCTGGATCGGGTGCGCGTGGTGCCCGATCTGTGGGCCAGTCTGCTGGCCCGCGAAGTGCGCATCGCCCATCTGGAACTGAACGGCCTGAAGATTAGCGTCAAGGAAGCACAGGACGGCACCTGGGCGCTGGAAGGCCTGCCGGTGCAGAACGACCAGCCGCTGGATCCCCAGCAACTGTTCAATCGCTCGCAGATGGTTCAGCAACTGTCGGTGCTCGACAGTCAGGTGACCGTGCAGCCGCTGGATCAGGCGCCGATGACCTTTACCTACGTCGGTCTCAATCTGAAAACCGGCAGCAGCCGTCAGCGTCTCGATGCTCGTCTGACCTTGCCCGACGGGCAACCGGTGGTGATGAGCCTGCGTACGCGGATTCGCCCCTCTCGATTGCCGGACAGTTCGGTGGAGGGTTATGTCAGTCTGCCGCAAAGCGACTGGTCAAAGTGGCTGCCGGAACGTTTGACCCAACAGTGGAATTTCTCCGAGATCAAGGCGGGCGGCGAACTGTGGGTGAGCTGGAACGACGGCGCCCTGCAAAGCGCTGCCATCCGTTTGAACGCACCACAGGTGACCGGCGCTTATGCCGAGCGCAAGCCAATCAAGATCAGCAATCTGGCGCTCAACGGCTATTACCAGCGGGATGACGAAGGCGCGATTGTTACCCTCGATTCACTGGCGATGAACTTCGGCGAGACCCGCTGGGAATCCCGTGTGCAGCTCAAGCAGACGGTGGCCACCGATAAAGCCGATGAGCTGTGGCACTTGCAGGCCGACCGCCTCGATCTGACGCCGATCACGCCGCTGCTCAATGCGCTGGGGCCATTGCCCGAAAGCGTCGCCACGGTGGTCGACCACCTGAAGGTGACGGGTGGACTGCGCAACGTGCTGCTGGATTTTCGGCCCAACGCCACCGACGGCTCGAAATTCGGCTTCGCTGCCAACCTCGATAATGTCGGTTTCGATGCCTATCACGGTGCCCCGGCGGCGCGAAACGTCAGTGGCAGCCTCAGCGGCAACCTCGACGGCGGCGAGTTGCGCCTGGACAGCAAGGATTTCGTCCTGCACCTCGACCCGATCTTCGCCAAGCCATGGCAATACATCCAGGCCAACGCCCGCCTGACCTGGAAACTCGACAAAGAAGGTTTCACCCTGATCGCGCCGTACCTGAAAGTGCTGGGCGAAGAGGGCAAGATTGCCGGCGACTTCCTGATCCGCCTGCACTTCGACCATAGCCAGGAAGACTACATGGACCTGCGCGTCGGGCTGGTCGATGGCGACGGTCGCTACACCGCCAAATACCTGCCCGAAGTCTTGAGCCCGGCCCTCGACGAGTGGCTGCGCACGGCGATTCTTAAAGGCGCCGTGGACCAGGGCTTCTTCCAGTACCAGGGTTCGCTGAGCAAAAACGCCAAGGACGTGGATCGCAGCATCAGCCTGTTCTTCAAGGTGCATGACGCCGAACTGGCGTTCCAGCCGGGCTGGCCGCATGTCAGCAAGGTCAGCGGCGATGTGTTCATCGAGGACAGCGGCGTGCGCATCGTGGCCGACAAGGGCCAGTTGCTCGATACCCAGGTCAGCGATGTCTTCGTCAACATTCCCCATGTGCCGGCCGGGCAACCTACGCATCTGTTGCTCGACGGCGGGTTTGCCGGTGGGTTAGGTGATGCCTTGAAGATTCTGCAGACCGCGCCGATCGGCACTGGTGAAACCTTTGCCGGCTGGGAAGGCGAGGGCGATCTGCAGGGCAAGGTCAAACTCGACATTCCGCTGGAAAAGGGCGATCAGCCGAAGATCCTCGTCGACTTCAAGACCGCCAATGCACGCCTGAAACTGGCTGAGCCGAAGCTGGAACTGAGTCAGCTCAAGGGCGATTTCCGCTTCGACAGCGCCAAGGGGTTGAGCGGGCAGAACATTGCCGCCAGGGCTTTCGACAAACCCGTCACCGCACAGATTTTTGCTGATGGCAGCCCGAACAAGCTCAAGACTCGGGTCGCGGCTTCCGGGCAGGTCGAGGTCAAAAAACTCACTGACTGGCTGGGCGTGACTCAGCCGTTGCCGGTGTCCGGGACCCTTCCGTATCAGTTGCAGGTCAACCTCGACGGCACCGACAGCCAACTGACCGTCAGTTCCAGCATGAAAGGCGTTGCGGTGGATCTGCCGGCACCGTTCGGCATGTCGGCCGAGCAGGGCCGTGACACGGTATTCCGCATGACCCTGCAAGGTGCGGAGCGGCGTTACTGGGTCAACTACGATCAACTGGCGAGCTTCACCTTCGCCGCGCCGCCGAGCAATATCGCCGATGGTCGCGGTGAGCTGTTCCTCGGTACGGGCGACGCGGTTCTGCCGGAGGCCAAGGGCTTGCGCATTCGCGGTGTGCTGTCGGAGTTGGACGTCGCGCCATGGCAGGATCTGGTCAGCAAATACGCCGGGAATGATCCGGGCGGCAGCGCCAAACAATTACTCAACAGTGCCGACTTCAAGGTGGGCAAGCTCACAGCCTTCGGCACCACGCTGGATCAGGCCGCAGTGCAGGTCAATCGCAAACCCTGGGCGTGGAATCTGGCGCTCGACAGTCAGCAGGCCAAGGGTTCGGCCAGCCTGCCCGATGCCAAGGGCGCGCCGATCGCGGTCAATCTGCAATACGTACGCCTGCCGGCGCCGGATCCGACGGTGCAGGCTGACGAGAATTCGCCTGATCCGCTGGTTTCGGTCGACCCGACGAAGATTCCCGCGCTGGATATCACCATCAATCAGTTGTTTCTGGGCCAGGATCTGGTGGGCGGCTGGTCGCTCAAGGTTCGACCGACGGCCAAAGGCATTGCCCTGAACAATCTCGATATGGGCCTCAAGGGCATCCTGTTGCAGGGCAATGGCGGCTGGGAAGGGGCGCCGGGTTCGACCAACAGTTGGTTCAAGGGCCGGATCAGCGGCAAGAACCTCGCCGATGTGCTCAAGGGCTGGGGCTTTGCGCCGAGCGTGACCAGTGAAGAATTCCACATGGACGTCGATGGCCGCTGGCCGGGCTCGCCGGCATGGCTGGCGACCAAACGCTTCTCCGGCACACTGGATGCCTCGCTCAATAAAGGTCAGTTCGTTGAAGTGGAGGGCGGTGCGCAGGCGTTGCGGGTGTTCGGTCTGCTTAACTTCAACTCCATCGGCCGCCGCCTGCGTCTGGACTTCTCCGACTTGTTCGGCAAAGGCTTGAGCTACGATCGGGTCAAAGGCCTGTTGGTGGCAAATAACGGCGTATATGTCACTCGCGAGCCGATTCGTCTGACCGGTCCTTCGAGCAACCTTGAGCTGGACGGTACGCTGGATCTGGTCGGCGATCAGGTCGATGCAAAATTGCTGGTGACCTTGCCGGTGACCAACAATCTGCCAATTGCTGCGTTGATCGTCGGCGCACCGGCGGTCGGCGGGGCATTGTTCCTGATCGACAAGCTGATCGGCGACCGCGTGGCACGCTTCGCCAGCGTCAAGTACACGGTCAAAGGCCCGTGGAAAGAGCCGAAAATCACCTTCGACAAGCCTTTTTGA
- a CDS encoding carbon-nitrogen hydrolase family protein — MSLAVIQMVSQSDVLANLAQARRLLEQAAAGGAKLAVLPENFAAMGRRDIADIGRAEALGEGPILPWLKQTARDLKLWIVAGTLPLPPLGQPDAKSHACSLLVNDQGETVARYDKLHLFDVDVADNRGRYRESDDYAYGSGVVVADTPVGRVGLTVCYDLRFPELYSELRAAGAELITAPSAFTAVTGAAHWDVLIRARAIETQCYVLAAAQGGTHPGPRETFGHAAIIDPWGRVLAHQDQGEAVLLAARDSDEQASIRARMPVTNHRRFFSQGAQRPASEHEFKA, encoded by the coding sequence ATGTCTTTAGCGGTGATTCAAATGGTCAGCCAGAGCGATGTGCTGGCCAATTTGGCGCAGGCCCGACGCCTGCTCGAACAGGCCGCGGCCGGCGGCGCGAAGCTGGCGGTGCTGCCGGAAAACTTCGCTGCCATGGGCCGTCGCGATATCGCCGACATCGGCCGCGCCGAAGCGCTCGGCGAAGGGCCGATCCTGCCATGGTTGAAACAGACCGCCCGCGACCTCAAGTTATGGATAGTGGCCGGCACCTTGCCGTTGCCGCCACTCGGGCAACCGGACGCCAAGTCCCACGCCTGTTCGCTGCTGGTCAACGATCAGGGCGAAACCGTTGCGCGGTATGACAAGTTGCACCTGTTCGATGTCGATGTGGCGGACAATCGCGGGCGGTATCGCGAATCCGATGACTATGCTTATGGCAGTGGCGTGGTGGTGGCGGACACGCCGGTTGGCCGAGTCGGCCTGACGGTGTGTTACGACCTGCGCTTCCCGGAGCTGTACAGCGAGTTGCGCGCCGCCGGTGCCGAGTTGATCACCGCGCCGTCGGCCTTCACCGCAGTGACCGGTGCGGCGCACTGGGACGTGCTGATTCGCGCCCGGGCCATCGAGACCCAGTGTTACGTGTTGGCGGCAGCACAGGGCGGGACTCACCCGGGACCGCGTGAGACCTTCGGTCATGCGGCGATCATCGACCCGTGGGGCCGGGTGCTGGCGCATCAGGATCAAGGCGAGGCGGTATTGTTGGCCGCACGCGACAGTGATGAACAAGCGTCTATCAGGGCGCGAATGCCGGTGACCAATCACCGGCGGTTTTTCTCGCAGGGCGCACAGCGTCCTGCCTCAGAACACGAATTTAAGGCGTAA
- the tldD gene encoding metalloprotease TldD, with protein MSELLSSVSDHLLAPGGVTIESLQGVLGDLAGPGIDAADLYFQGQISESWSLEDGIVKEGSFNLDQGVGVRAQSGEKTGFAYSNAITLEALGAAARAARSISRAGQNGTVQAFSTQDVAQLYAPDNPLEVLSRAEKVELLKRIDVATRALDPRIQQVSVSMAGVWERILVASTDGGLAADVRPLVRFNVSVIVEQNGRRERGGHGGGGRTDYRYFLAEDRAMGYAREALRQALVNLEAIPAPAGTLPVVLGSGWSGVLLHEAVGHGLEGDFNRKGSSAYSGRMGEMVASKLCTIVDDGTLSGRRGSLSVDDEGTPTECTTLIENGVLKGYMQDKLNARLMGVARTGNGRRESYAHLPMPRMTNTYMLGGESDPAEIIASVKKGIYCANLGGGQVDITSGKFVFSTSEAYLIEDGKITAPVKGATLIGNGPEAMSRVSMVGNDLALDSGVGTCGKDGQSVPVGVGQPTLKIDAITVGGTGA; from the coding sequence ATGAGCGAGTTGTTGTCCTCAGTCAGTGATCACCTGTTGGCGCCCGGCGGCGTGACCATCGAGAGCCTGCAAGGCGTGCTCGGTGACCTGGCCGGCCCGGGTATCGATGCTGCCGACCTGTATTTCCAGGGCCAGATTTCCGAGTCGTGGTCGCTGGAAGACGGCATCGTCAAGGAAGGCAGCTTCAACCTCGACCAAGGGGTCGGCGTGCGTGCGCAGTCCGGCGAGAAAACCGGTTTTGCCTACAGCAACGCGATCACCCTCGAAGCCCTCGGTGCTGCGGCTCGCGCTGCGCGCTCGATCTCCCGCGCCGGGCAGAACGGCACGGTGCAGGCGTTCAGCACTCAGGATGTCGCGCAGTTGTACGCGCCGGACAATCCGCTGGAAGTGCTGAGCCGCGCCGAGAAGGTCGAGTTGCTCAAGCGTATTGATGTCGCTACCCGCGCCCTCGACCCACGGATTCAGCAGGTCAGCGTGAGCATGGCCGGGGTCTGGGAACGGATTCTGGTGGCGTCCACCGATGGTGGCCTAGCCGCCGATGTGCGTCCACTGGTGCGTTTCAACGTCAGCGTGATCGTCGAGCAGAATGGCCGTCGCGAGCGTGGCGGACATGGCGGCGGCGGGCGAACCGACTATCGTTATTTCCTCGCTGAAGATCGCGCCATGGGCTATGCCCGTGAGGCGTTGCGTCAGGCACTGGTCAATCTGGAAGCGATTCCGGCACCGGCCGGTACCTTGCCTGTCGTCCTCGGTTCGGGCTGGTCCGGTGTGCTTTTGCACGAAGCGGTCGGCCACGGTCTGGAAGGCGACTTCAACCGCAAGGGCAGTTCCGCCTACAGCGGGCGCATGGGCGAAATGGTTGCCTCCAAGCTCTGCACCATTGTCGATGACGGCACGTTGAGCGGCCGTCGCGGCTCGCTGAGCGTCGACGACGAAGGCACTCCGACCGAGTGCACCACGCTGATCGAAAACGGCGTGCTGAAGGGCTACATGCAGGACAAGCTCAATGCGCGCCTGATGGGCGTGGCCCGTACCGGCAACGGTCGTCGCGAGTCTTATGCGCATCTGCCGATGCCGCGCATGACCAACACTTACATGTTAGGTGGCGAGAGCGATCCAGCGGAAATCATCGCTTCGGTGAAAAAAGGCATCTACTGCGCCAACCTGGGCGGCGGTCAGGTCGACATCACCAGCGGCAAGTTCGTGTTTTCCACCAGCGAGGCGTATCTGATCGAGGACGGCAAGATCACTGCGCCGGTCAAGGGCGCGACGTTGATCGGCAACGGTCCCGAGGCGATGAGCCGGGTGTCGATGGTCGGTAACGATCTGGCGCTGGACAGCGGTGTGGGCACGTGCGGCAAGGACGGGCAGTCGGTGCCGGTGGGGGTCGGTCAGCCGACGCTGAAAATTGATGCGATTACCGTGGGTGGCACGGGCGCATAA
- the yjgA gene encoding ribosome biogenesis factor YjgA: protein MVDSYDDSLDTGEKSKSQVKRELHALVDLGERLTTLKPDLQAKLPLTDALRRALADAPKHTANIARKRHLQFIGKLMRDQDTDAILVLLDQLDASTRQYNERFHNLERWRDRLIAGDDAVLEKFVVEYPDADRQQLRSLIRQAQHEVAQNKPPASSRKIFKYIRELDDTQRGLR from the coding sequence ATGGTTGATTCTTACGACGACTCCCTCGATACGGGAGAAAAAAGCAAATCTCAGGTCAAACGCGAGCTGCATGCTCTGGTTGACCTTGGCGAGCGCCTTACAACACTCAAGCCCGACTTGCAGGCAAAACTGCCATTGACCGACGCTTTGCGCCGGGCCCTGGCTGATGCGCCGAAGCACACCGCGAACATCGCGCGTAAACGGCACCTGCAGTTCATCGGCAAACTGATGCGCGATCAGGACACTGACGCGATTCTGGTCCTGCTCGATCAACTCGATGCCTCCACCCGTCAGTACAACGAGCGTTTCCACAACCTCGAACGCTGGCGTGACCGCCTGATCGCCGGTGACGATGCCGTGCTGGAGAAATTCGTCGTCGAGTACCCGGACGCCGATCGCCAACAACTGCGTTCCCTGATCCGTCAGGCTCAGCACGAGGTTGCGCAAAACAAACCTCCTGCGTCCAGCCGCAAGATCTTCAAGTACATCCGTGAGCTGGACGATACCCAACGCGGCCTGCGTTGA
- the pmbA gene encoding metalloprotease PmbA yields MSMSAVQSVGPQALPALQEQVEQIIAEARRQGASACEVAVSLEQGLSTSVRQREVETVEFNRDQGFGITLYVGQRKGSASTSATGPDAIRETVAAALAIAKHTSEDEASGLADAALMARDVQDFDLFHEWDITPEQAIEKALLCEAAAFDADARIKNADGTTLSTHQGCRVYGNSHGFIGGYASTRHSLSCVMIAEADGQMQRDYWYDVNRQGSLLADPVSIGQRAAQRAASRLGARPVPTCEVPVLFSAELAGGLFGSFLSAVSGGSLYRKSSFLEGTLGQKLFPEWLTIDERPHLMRAMGSASYDGDGLATYAKPFVEKGELVSYILGTYSGRKLGMPSTANAGGVHNLFVTHGDEDQAALLKRMGRGLLVTELMGHGLNMVTGDYSRGAAGFWVENGEIQFAVQEVTIAGNMRDMFKQIVAVGNDLELRSNIRTGSVLIERMTVAGS; encoded by the coding sequence ATGAGCATGAGTGCAGTTCAAAGCGTCGGCCCGCAAGCATTGCCGGCACTGCAGGAACAGGTCGAGCAGATCATCGCCGAAGCCAGGCGTCAGGGCGCCAGTGCCTGTGAAGTCGCAGTGTCGCTGGAGCAGGGTTTGTCGACGTCGGTGCGCCAGCGCGAGGTCGAGACGGTCGAGTTCAATCGTGACCAGGGCTTCGGCATCACCCTGTACGTCGGCCAGCGCAAAGGCTCGGCCAGCACCTCCGCCACCGGGCCGGACGCGATTCGTGAAACCGTTGCCGCTGCACTGGCGATCGCCAAACATACCTCTGAAGACGAAGCCTCGGGCCTCGCCGATGCCGCGCTGATGGCCAGGGATGTGCAGGATTTCGATCTGTTCCACGAATGGGACATCACCCCGGAGCAGGCCATCGAGAAGGCGTTGCTCTGTGAAGCCGCCGCGTTCGACGCCGATGCGCGAATCAAGAACGCCGACGGCACCACCCTCAGCACCCATCAGGGCTGCCGTGTGTACGGCAACAGCCACGGTTTCATCGGTGGTTACGCGTCGACCCGGCACAGCCTGAGCTGCGTGATGATCGCCGAAGCCGATGGCCAGATGCAGCGCGATTACTGGTATGACGTCAATCGCCAGGGCAGCCTGCTGGCGGATCCGGTGAGCATCGGCCAGCGTGCCGCGCAAAGGGCGGCGAGCCGACTGGGCGCGCGTCCGGTGCCGACCTGCGAAGTGCCGGTGCTGTTTTCCGCCGAGCTGGCGGGCGGCTTGTTCGGCAGCTTCCTGTCGGCGGTGTCCGGCGGCAGTCTGTATCGCAAATCATCGTTCCTCGAAGGCACGCTGGGGCAGAAGCTGTTTCCGGAATGGCTGACCATCGATGAGCGTCCACACCTGATGCGCGCCATGGGCAGTGCGTCCTACGACGGTGATGGTCTGGCCACCTATGCCAAACCGTTCGTCGAGAAGGGCGAGTTGGTGTCGTACATTCTCGGCACCTACTCCGGGCGCAAACTCGGCATGCCGAGCACCGCCAATGCTGGTGGTGTGCACAACCTGTTCGTCACTCACGGTGATGAAGACCAGGCGGCGCTGTTGAAACGCATGGGCCGTGGCTTGTTGGTTACCGAGTTGATGGGCCATGGTTTGAACATGGTGACCGGAGATTACTCGCGTGGTGCGGCGGGTTTCTGGGTCGAGAACGGCGAAATCCAGTTCGCGGTGCAGGAAGTGACCATCGCCGGCAACATGCGCGACATGTTCAAGCAGATCGTTGCGGTCGGTAATGATCTGGAACTGCGCAGCAATATTCGCACGGGTTCGGTGTTGATCGAGCGGATGACTGTCGCGGGTAGCTAA
- a CDS encoding FagA protein, with translation MSSALHEQPYLESWRWMSRQIRCAMDPDEPRLIEHYLAEGRYLACCTATSPWTIAETSFRLLLDTATDIALPWHWRSLCLDQAWRPLREMERLSLCNCRLQRWQRYTWQLATCELLPSIPLIELVQGFTDDQDTY, from the coding sequence ATGAGTTCTGCCTTGCACGAGCAGCCGTACCTCGAAAGCTGGCGCTGGATGAGTCGCCAGATCCGTTGCGCAATGGATCCTGACGAGCCGCGCCTGATCGAACATTACCTGGCCGAAGGCCGTTATCTGGCCTGCTGCACCGCGACTTCCCCGTGGACCATCGCTGAAACCTCCTTCCGTTTGTTGCTCGACACAGCCACCGACATTGCCTTGCCGTGGCACTGGCGAAGCCTGTGTCTCGATCAAGCCTGGCGCCCGCTGCGTGAAATGGAGCGCCTGTCGCTGTGCAACTGCCGGCTCCAGCGCTGGCAGCGCTACACCTGGCAACTGGCGACCTGCGAGTTGCTCCCCTCGATTCCTCTCATTGAATTAGTCCAAGGATTTACCGATGACCAAGACACGTATTGA
- a CDS encoding class II fumarate hydratase yields MTKTRIERDSMGELQVPVDALYGAQTQRAVDNFPISGKPMPTQFIRALILAKAAAARANVELNQLSAGQGKAISDAAQGLLEGDFMQHFPVDIFQTGSGTSSNMNANEVIATLASRLLGEPVNANDHVNCGQSSNDIIPTTIHVSAALALHEQMLPALLHLVQVIENKAEQVHRHVKTGRTHLMDAMPVRMSQVLNGWAQQLKANIAHLQDLLPSLQSLAQGGTAVGTGINAHPEFAARFSRQLSQLTNVQFTSGKDLFALIGSQDTAVAVSGQLKATAVSLMKIANDLRWMNSGPLAGLGEIELEGLQPGSSIMPGKVNPVIPEATAMVAAQVIGNDSVITIAGQSGNFELNVMLPIIAQNLLSSIELLANSSRLLGDKAIASFKVNESRLKEALSRNPILVTALNPIIGYQKAAEIAKQAYKQGRPVIDVALEHTDLSRSQLEELLNPEKLTAGGV; encoded by the coding sequence ATGACCAAGACACGTATTGAGCGCGACAGCATGGGCGAACTGCAGGTGCCGGTGGACGCTCTCTACGGCGCGCAGACCCAGCGTGCAGTGGATAACTTCCCGATCAGCGGCAAGCCGATGCCAACGCAATTCATCCGTGCGCTGATCCTCGCCAAAGCCGCCGCCGCGCGGGCCAACGTCGAGCTCAACCAGCTCAGCGCCGGCCAAGGCAAAGCCATCAGCGATGCCGCGCAAGGCCTGCTCGAAGGCGACTTCATGCAGCATTTCCCGGTGGATATCTTCCAGACCGGCTCCGGCACCAGCTCCAACATGAACGCCAACGAAGTGATCGCGACCCTCGCCAGCCGCCTGCTCGGCGAGCCGGTCAACGCCAACGATCACGTCAATTGCGGCCAGAGCAGCAACGACATCATCCCGACCACCATCCACGTCAGTGCTGCCCTGGCTCTGCACGAACAGATGCTGCCGGCGCTGTTGCACCTGGTGCAGGTCATCGAAAACAAAGCCGAACAGGTGCACCGCCACGTCAAAACCGGTCGCACCCATTTGATGGACGCTATGCCGGTGCGTATGAGTCAGGTGCTCAATGGCTGGGCGCAGCAGCTCAAGGCCAATATCGCTCATCTGCAGGACTTGCTGCCGAGCCTGCAGTCGCTGGCGCAGGGCGGCACGGCGGTCGGCACCGGGATCAATGCGCATCCGGAATTCGCCGCGCGTTTCAGCCGCCAGCTCAGTCAGCTGACGAATGTGCAATTCACTTCGGGCAAGGATCTGTTCGCGCTGATCGGCTCGCAGGACACCGCCGTTGCGGTCTCCGGTCAGCTCAAGGCCACCGCCGTGTCGCTGATGAAAATCGCCAACGACTTGCGCTGGATGAACTCCGGCCCGCTCGCCGGTCTCGGCGAAATCGAGCTGGAGGGCCTGCAGCCGGGCTCGTCGATCATGCCGGGCAAGGTCAATCCGGTCATCCCGGAAGCCACCGCCATGGTCGCCGCACAAGTGATCGGCAACGACTCGGTGATCACCATCGCCGGCCAGTCGGGCAACTTCGAACTGAACGTGATGCTGCCGATCATCGCCCAGAACCTGCTGAGCAGCATTGAGCTGCTGGCCAATTCCAGCCGCTTGCTCGGTGACAAGGCGATTGCCAGCTTCAAGGTCAACGAGTCGCGGCTCAAGGAAGCGCTGTCGCGTAATCCGATTCTGGTCACCGCGCTCAACCCGATCATCGGCTACCAGAAAGCCGCCGAAATCGCCAAGCAGGCCTACAAACAGGGGCGCCCGGTGATCGATGTCGCGCTGGAACATACCGACTTGTCGCGCAGCCAACTGGAAGAGTTGCTCAATCCCGAGAAACTCACCGCCGGCGGCGTGTAA